In Arachis hypogaea cultivar Tifrunner chromosome 17, arahy.Tifrunner.gnm2.J5K5, whole genome shotgun sequence, a single window of DNA contains:
- the LOC112764968 gene encoding WD repeat-containing protein ATCSA-1 isoform X4 — MHTWKQIRDREFGNLRPHRFSNRIKSRRVSDLQLSNHKDFLSPHKGALNSLQVDLTEGRYLLSAAADASVAVFDVQRPTEYEAGGLISKHRCLFLVDKQHQLAHKYAVSSAVWYPVDTGLFITGSFDHHINVWDTNTTQVVVNFKMPGKVYRTAMSPLATSHMLVAAATEDVQVRLCDVASGAFAHTLSGHRDGVMSVEWSTSSEWVLMTGGCDGAIRFWDIRRAGCFLVLDQSRTQLGRRPSVLKRSMTHKESTFKSSSAGQTTSAKVRVSQKKLPNGNGSRQVVIGRVPSKGSIKQRLHPGMLSTQDRATAHYGAVTGLKVTDDGSDSRLRLWDIESGCDTLVNFETVRLQTNKPIQLATSQDSTRVFVPCMRTVKAFDMWSGSTSATFRGHYECVNSCWFNEQDQELYTGGNDRQILVWSPARLISDEMEEGIAEDQDSWSN; from the exons ATGCATACGTGGAAGCAGATCAGAGACAGGGAATTTGGTAATTTGCGCCCACATCGTTTCTCCAATCGGATCAAGTCCCGCCGCGTCTCCGACCTCCAATTGTCAAACCACAAagactttctctctcctcacaagGGCGCCCTGAACTCCCTTCAG GTTGATTTGACAGAGGGAAGATACTTGCTATCCGCTGCCGCAGATGCCTCCGTCGCCGTCTTCGACGTGCAGCGCCCCACCGAGTACGAAGCCGGTGGCCTCATATCCAAGCACCGGTGTCTGTTTCTCGTGGACAAGCAGCACCAGCTGGCGCACAAGTATGCTGTTTCCTCCGCCGTCTGGTACCCTGTGGACACTGGATTGTTCATCACTGGCTCCTTCGATCACCACATCAATGTCTGGGACACCAACACCACTCAGGTTGTGGTGAATTTCAAGATGCCTGGCAAGGTTTATCGGACTGCCATGTCCCCCTTGGCCACCTCTCACATGCTCGTCGCCGCCGCCACCGAGGATGTCCAAGTCCGCCTCTGTGACGTTGCTTCTGGTGCTTTTGCTCACACCTTGTCCGGCCACCGTG ATGGAGTAATGAGTGTTGAATGGTCTACTTCAAGTGAATGGGTGTTGATGACTGGGGGATGCGATGGTGCGATACGTTTTTGGGATATTAGACGAGCCGGCTGTTTCCTTGTTTTAGATCAATCTCGGACTCAGCTTGGAAGACGCCCATCCGTACTTAAACGCTCCATGACGCACAAG GAGTCGACTTTTAAGTCTTCCTCGGCTGGCCAAACAACAAGTGCAAAAGTTCGCGTTTCACAAAAAAAGCTTCCTAATGGGAATGGGAGCAGACAGGTTGTGATTGGTAGAGTTCCATCCAAGGGATCAATAAAGCAGAGATTACATCCAGGAATGCTGTCCACTCAGGATCGCGCAACAGCTCATTATGGTGCTGTGACAGGGTTAAAAGTAACAGATGATG GGTCTGATTCAAGACTAAGGTTGTGGGATATTGAATCTGGCTGTGACACGCTAGTGAACTTTGAAACCGTACGCCTGCAAACAAATAAACCAATTCAATTAGCCACCTCTCAGGATTCAACCCGCGTTTTTGTTCCATGCATGAGAACTGTGAAG GCATTTGACATGTGGTCTGGGAGCACGTCTGCAACATTTCGTGGCCACTATGAATGCGTGAACTCTTGCTGGTTTAATGAACAAGATCAG GAATTATACACTGGTGGGAATGATAGACAAATTCTTGTGTGGTCACCTGCTAGGTTAATTTCAGATGAAATG GAAGAAGGAATTGCTGAAGATCAGGACAGCTGGAGTAACTGA
- the LOC112764011 gene encoding increased DNA methylation 1 produces MSLSGKPCPEIRIEGENCPRAVVEWYQCSASKDQRHDFDLSLKAKKHLVSLGWIFSYCDKKTRWELRYKSPSGKTYISLRTACKACIEEEKKDSSSSSSNSLQGSQQSQSQSLPAASPSSDQQPTSSKVTGGRPRRRKKPSDDEDWTLSSHQVSNLVSPRSSSRGGGGGGGGRRRDSGEIPNAARKVRRERSSSDNGNLPAFRNPRTILSWLIDNNVVAQEAWVFCCGGKDNEFVKRGKLLRSGIVCHCCESLLTLSQFEVHAGCNGQPPSASIFLEQDKRSLLDCQKQALMMIEANNNGDNDHHHENDSICSICLKGGFILLCDRCPASFHAECIGLDHVPPGDWFCPSCSCRICNRPKCREDSSREESHLANNFIACFQCQRRFHLGCLASRGFAFLNMETDCNKLWFCNEACQKIFFTLNNMLGKPILVGDGNLTWTLLTSIKKSTNDNDDNGSITEMESKLNVALGVIHECFEPIIDPVFGRDIAADIMFSRYSWLPRMNFTGFYTVILERNDEVISVANTRIYGQKVAEVPLVATRDQYRNQGMCRILMGQLQKLLVKLGVERLLLPAAPYLIETWTNSFGFAKMTHSDQYYYVGYPLANFPDTTLCHKSLKQPLMLYEV; encoded by the coding sequence ATGTCACTGAGTGGTAAACCCTGTCCTGAGATCAGAATTGAAGGAGAGAATTGCCCTCGTGCCGTGGTGGAATGGTACCAATGTTCTGCGTCAAAGGATCAAAGACACGATTTTGACCTGAGCTTGAAGGCGAAGAAACACCTCGTTTCGTTGGGTTGGATCTTTTCTTATTGCGACAAGAAAACTCGCTGGGAACTTCGTTACAAATCCCCTTCTGGTAAGACCTACATTTCTCTCAGAACTGCATGCAAAGCCTGCAttgaagaggaaaagaaagattCTTCTTCATCTAGTTCCAATTCATTGCAAGGATCACAGCAATCTCAATCCCAATCTCTACCTGCTGCATCACCGTCTTCTGATCAACAACCAACGAGTTCCAAGGTTACCGGTGGTAGGCCTCGGAGACGCAAGAAACCGAGTGACGATGAAGATTGGACTCTTTCGTCTCATCAAGTATCCAATTTAGTAAGTCCTCGTTCTAGTTCtcgtggcggtggcggtggcggtggcggtcGTCGTCGTGATTCTGGTGAAATTCCTAATGCCGCAAGAAAAGTAAGAAGGGAACGGAGTTCTTCTGATAATGGTAATTTGCCGGCGTTTCGGAATCCAAGAACGATTCTTTCTTGGCTGATTGACAACAATGTGGTGGCGCAGGAGGCGTGGGTTTTCTGCTGTGGAGGGAAAGATAATGAATTCGTGAAGAGAGGGAAGCTGCTTCGTTCTGGTATTGTCTGCCATTGTTGTGAATCTTTGCTTACACTCTCTCAATTCGAGGTTCATGCCGGTTGCAATGGTCAACCTCCCTCTGCTAGTATCTTCTTGGAACAAGATAAAAGGTCTTTGTTGGattgccagaaacaagcattgaTGATGATCGAGGCTAACAACAATGGGGATAATGATCATCATCATGAAAATGATTCCATTTGTTCAATTTGTCTCAAGGGGGGTTTCATTCTTCTCTGTGATCGCTGTCCGGCTTCATTCCATGCCGAATGTATTGGCCTTGATCATGTTCCCCCTGGTGATTGGTTCTGCCCTTCATGCTCTTGCAGAATTTGCAACCGTCCCAAATGCAGAGAAGATTCTTCTAGAGAGGAAAGTCATTTGGCTAACAATTTTATAGCTTGTTTTCAGTGTCAACGCAGATTCCACCTTGGATGTTTAGCTTCTAGAGGCTTTGCTTTTCTGAACATGGAAACTGATTGTAATAAGCTTTGGTTTTGCAATGAAGCTTGTCAGAAGATATTTTTTACACTGAATAACATGTTGGGAAAACCAATTCTTGTGGGTgatggtaatctaacttggacctTGTTGACCAGCATCAAGAAAAGCACTAATGACAATGATGACAATGGAAGCATTACTGAAATGGAGAGCAAGCTAAATGTTGCACTTGGAGTAATTCATGAGTGTTTTGAGCCCATCATAGATCCTGTATTTGGAAGAGACATTGCTGCAGATATTATGTTCAGCAGATATTCATGGCTGCCACGTATGAACTTTACAGGGTTCTACACTGTGATTCTAGAGAGGAATGATGAGGTGATCTCTGTTGCAAACACAAGGATTTATGGCCAAAAGGTTGCAGAAGTGCCGCTTGTCGCCACGAGGGACCAGTATCGAAATCAGGGAATGTGTCGAATTCTGATGGGTCAGCTTCAGAAGCTGTTGGTTAAGTTGGGTGTTGAGAGGTTGCTATTGCCTGCTGCTCCTTATTTAATAGAAACTTGGACAAACTCATTTGGATTTGCAAAAATGACACACTCAGATCAGTATTACTATGTAGGTTATCCTCTTGCAAATTTTCCAGACACAACATTGTGCCACAAATCATTGAAGCAACCTTTGATGCTGTATGAGGTCTAA
- the LOC112766076 gene encoding protein NPGR1: MLCACSGEQFKLEEAPPQSPDSLATRDFSAGGLSSRTADWEPKIDDTQVDEVESTLKEALSLNYEEARALLGRLEYQRGNFDAALQVFQGIDIKGLTPRMVRAIAERTRQRKPRSKADIVVANVMSLHSVSLLLEAILLKAKSLEELGRYIEAAKECRIIVDTVESALPKGMPEGIGEDCKLQEMFHRALELLPNLWIKAGFLDEAVTAYRRALIKPWNLEHQRLAAVQKDLAKTLLYSGVEVSLPSQLQVWGPTTPKSNIEEAILLLLILMSKVGIQEIDWDAEIMDHLTFALSVTGMCESLTVHIEQILPGIYSRAERWYLLALCYSAAGQNEVALNLLKKACGSSEAKQRPHFPSFLFGAKLCSQDPSHAHEGINFSHEVIDLAKHRNEHFLDQGYKFLGMCYGAAARISVLDSERSIFQGESLKFLNRAVENGNGGPEAIFSLGLENAKQRNLDVAFDNMMMYSDMTVGSSGRGWQLLALIVSAQQRFKDAETIVDFALDEAGRMDQLELLRLKAVLQIAQQKPKQAVETYRILLALIHGKKEHWHEDKKLGQAIGFRHEAIKEKNLETEAWQDLATIYADIGSLIDAKSCIDKAQLIEFFSPRSWHITGRLLEAQSLYKEAFVSFSISLSIEPDYIPSIVSTAELFLKLGMQSLPIVRSFLMNALRLDPTNHDAWFNLGLVSKNEGSLQQAADFFQAAYELKLSAPIQKFE, from the exons ATGTTGTGCGCTTGCTCCGGGGAGCAATTCAAATTGGAGGAGGCGCCGCCACAGTCCCCGGATTCTCTGGCGACAAGGGATTTCTCAGCCGGTGGACTTTCTTCCAGGACTGCGGATTGGGAACCCAAAATCGATGATACCCAAGTTGACGAAGTAGAGTCCACTCTTAAAGAAGCTCTTTCCTTAAACTATGAG GAAGCCAGGGCTTTGCTGGGGAGGCTTGAGTATCAAAGAGGGAACTTTGATGCTGCTCTTCAAGTATTTCAAGGCATAGACATCAAGGGTTTGACCCCTAGGATGGTCAGAGCCATAGCTGAAAGAACCAGGCAAAGGAAACCACGTTCCAAGGCAGACATTGTGGTTGCCAATGTGATGTCATTGCATTCAGTAAGCCTCCTTCTTGAGGCAATTTTGCTTAAAGCAAAATCATTAGAGGAACTTGGCCGATATATCG AGGCTGCAAAGGAGTGCAGAATAATTGTGGATACAGTTGAATCTGCACTTCCTAAGGGAATGCCTGAGGGTATTGGTGAAGATTGCAAGTTGCAAGAAATGTTCCACAGAGCATTAGAGTTGCTTCCAAACTTATGGATCAAGGCAGGATTTTTAGATGAAGCTGTTACTGCATATCGTCGTGCTCTAATCAAGCCTTGGAATTTGGAGCATCAGAGATTGGCTGCTGTGCAAAAAGACTTAGCTAAGACCCTACTCTACAGTGGTGTTGAAGTAAGTCTACCCTCTCAGTTGCAAGTGTGGGGTCCAACAACACCCAAGAGTAACATCGAAGAAGCAATACTTTTGCTGTTAATACTCATGAGCAAGGTGGGAATTCAGGAAATTGACTGGGATGCTGAAATAATGGATCACCTTACTTTTGCTCTTTCCGTTACTGGAATGTGTGAGTCATTGACAGTTCACATAGAGCAGATCCTCCCAGGGATCTATAGTCGAGCTGAGAGGTGGTACCTTCTTGCTCTGTGTTATAGTGCAGCAGGACAGAATGAAGTAGCATTGAACCTTTTGAAGAAGGCTTGTGGTAGTTCTGAAGCAAAGCAAAGACCTCACTTCCCTTCATTTTTGTTTGGAGCAAAACTGTGTTCACAAGATCCTAGCCATGCTCATGAAGGCATTAACTTTTCGCACGAGGTTATTGATCTAGCCAAGCATCGAAATGAGCATTTCTTGGATCAAGGCTATAAATTTCTAGGCATGTGCTATGGGGCTGCAGCTAGAATTTCTGTGTTGGATTCTGAAAGAAGTATATTTCAAGGAGAGTCTCTGAAATTTTTAAATCGTGCTGTGGAGAATGGAAATGGTGGCCCGGAAGCTATATTCAGCCTTGGACTAGAAAATGCGAAGCAAAGGAATCTGGATGTGGCTTTTGACAACATGATGATGTACTCAGACATGACAGTTGGCAGCTCAGGGAGAGGTTGGCAGCTGTTAGCACTTATAGTATCCGCACAGCAGCGGTTTAAGGATGCTGAAACTATAGTTGATTTTGCTTTGGATGAGGCTGGGAGGATGGATCAGCTAGAACTTCTAAGATTGAAAGCAGTACTTCAAATTGCTCAGCAGAAACCGAAACAAGCAGTAGAGACCTACAGAATCTTGCTGGCATTAATTCATGGAAAAAAGGAGCATTGGCATGAAGATAAGAAACTTGGTCAAGCAATAGGATTCAGGCATGAG GCAATAAAAGAGAAGAATTTGGAAACAGAAGCCTGGCAGGATTTGGCTACTATTTATGCAGATATCGGTTCATTGATTGATGCAAAGTCTTGTATTGACAAAGCTCAATTAATAGAATTTTTTTCTCCAAGAAGTTGGCATATTACTG GGAGGTTGTTGGAAGCTCAATCATTATACAAGGAAGCTTTTGTTTCTTTCTCGATCTCATTATCAATCGAGCCAGATTACATTCCCAGTATTGTTTCAACTGCAGAATTGTTTCTGAAACTTGGTATGCAGTCACTTCCAATTGTAAGAAGCTTTTTAATGAATGCTTTGCGATTGGATCCCACAAACCATGATGCATGGTTCAACCTTGGATTAGTTTCAAAAAACGAAGGTTCCTTGCAGCAAGCAGCAGATTTCTTTCAAGCTGCATATGAACTGAAGCTTTCGGCTCCGATCCAAAAGTTTGAGTAA
- the LOC112764968 gene encoding WD repeat-containing protein ATCSA-1 isoform X2, whose amino-acid sequence MHTWKQIRDREFGNLRPHRFSNRIKSRRVSDLQLSNHKDFLSPHKGALNSLQVDLTEGRYLLSAAADASVAVFDVQRPTEYEAGGLISKHRCLFLVDKQHQLAHKYAVSSAVWYPVDTGLFITGSFDHHINVWDTNTTQVVVNFKMPGKVYRTAMSPLATSHMLVAAATEDVQVRLCDVASGAFAHTLSGHRDGVMSVEWSTSSEWVLMTGGCDGAIRFWDIRRAGCFLVLDQSRTQLGRRPSVLKRSMTHKESTFKSSSAGQTTSAKVRVSQKKLPNGNGSRQVVIGRVPSKGSIKQRLHPGMLSTQDRATAHYGAVTGLKVTDDGMYLLSSGSDSRLRLWDIESGCDTLVNFETVRLQTNKPIQLATSQDSTRVFVPCMRTVKAFDMWSGSTSATFRGHYECVNSCWFNEQDQELYTGGNDRQILVWSPARLISDEMEEGIAEDQDSWSN is encoded by the exons ATGCATACGTGGAAGCAGATCAGAGACAGGGAATTTGGTAATTTGCGCCCACATCGTTTCTCCAATCGGATCAAGTCCCGCCGCGTCTCCGACCTCCAATTGTCAAACCACAAagactttctctctcctcacaagGGCGCCCTGAACTCCCTTCAG GTTGATTTGACAGAGGGAAGATACTTGCTATCCGCTGCCGCAGATGCCTCCGTCGCCGTCTTCGACGTGCAGCGCCCCACCGAGTACGAAGCCGGTGGCCTCATATCCAAGCACCGGTGTCTGTTTCTCGTGGACAAGCAGCACCAGCTGGCGCACAAGTATGCTGTTTCCTCCGCCGTCTGGTACCCTGTGGACACTGGATTGTTCATCACTGGCTCCTTCGATCACCACATCAATGTCTGGGACACCAACACCACTCAGGTTGTGGTGAATTTCAAGATGCCTGGCAAGGTTTATCGGACTGCCATGTCCCCCTTGGCCACCTCTCACATGCTCGTCGCCGCCGCCACCGAGGATGTCCAAGTCCGCCTCTGTGACGTTGCTTCTGGTGCTTTTGCTCACACCTTGTCCGGCCACCGTG ATGGAGTAATGAGTGTTGAATGGTCTACTTCAAGTGAATGGGTGTTGATGACTGGGGGATGCGATGGTGCGATACGTTTTTGGGATATTAGACGAGCCGGCTGTTTCCTTGTTTTAGATCAATCTCGGACTCAGCTTGGAAGACGCCCATCCGTACTTAAACGCTCCATGACGCACAAG GAGTCGACTTTTAAGTCTTCCTCGGCTGGCCAAACAACAAGTGCAAAAGTTCGCGTTTCACAAAAAAAGCTTCCTAATGGGAATGGGAGCAGACAGGTTGTGATTGGTAGAGTTCCATCCAAGGGATCAATAAAGCAGAGATTACATCCAGGAATGCTGTCCACTCAGGATCGCGCAACAGCTCATTATGGTGCTGTGACAGGGTTAAAAGTAACAGATGATGGCATGTATCTACTAAGCTCAG GGTCTGATTCAAGACTAAGGTTGTGGGATATTGAATCTGGCTGTGACACGCTAGTGAACTTTGAAACCGTACGCCTGCAAACAAATAAACCAATTCAATTAGCCACCTCTCAGGATTCAACCCGCGTTTTTGTTCCATGCATGAGAACTGTGAAG GCATTTGACATGTGGTCTGGGAGCACGTCTGCAACATTTCGTGGCCACTATGAATGCGTGAACTCTTGCTGGTTTAATGAACAAGATCAG GAATTATACACTGGTGGGAATGATAGACAAATTCTTGTGTGGTCACCTGCTAGGTTAATTTCAGATGAAATG GAAGAAGGAATTGCTGAAGATCAGGACAGCTGGAGTAACTGA
- the LOC112764968 gene encoding WD repeat-containing protein ATCSA-1 isoform X1, with product MHTWKQIRDREFGNLRPHRFSNRIKSRRVSDLQLSNHKDFLSPHKGALNSLQVDLTEGRYLLSAAADASVAVFDVQRPTEYEAGGLISKHRCLFLVDKQHQLAHKYAVSSAVWYPVDTGLFITGSFDHHINVWDTNTTQVVVNFKMPGKVYRTAMSPLATSHMLVAAATEDVQVRLCDVASGAFAHTLSGHRADGVMSVEWSTSSEWVLMTGGCDGAIRFWDIRRAGCFLVLDQSRTQLGRRPSVLKRSMTHKESTFKSSSAGQTTSAKVRVSQKKLPNGNGSRQVVIGRVPSKGSIKQRLHPGMLSTQDRATAHYGAVTGLKVTDDGMYLLSSGSDSRLRLWDIESGCDTLVNFETVRLQTNKPIQLATSQDSTRVFVPCMRTVKAFDMWSGSTSATFRGHYECVNSCWFNEQDQELYTGGNDRQILVWSPARLISDEMEEGIAEDQDSWSN from the exons ATGCATACGTGGAAGCAGATCAGAGACAGGGAATTTGGTAATTTGCGCCCACATCGTTTCTCCAATCGGATCAAGTCCCGCCGCGTCTCCGACCTCCAATTGTCAAACCACAAagactttctctctcctcacaagGGCGCCCTGAACTCCCTTCAG GTTGATTTGACAGAGGGAAGATACTTGCTATCCGCTGCCGCAGATGCCTCCGTCGCCGTCTTCGACGTGCAGCGCCCCACCGAGTACGAAGCCGGTGGCCTCATATCCAAGCACCGGTGTCTGTTTCTCGTGGACAAGCAGCACCAGCTGGCGCACAAGTATGCTGTTTCCTCCGCCGTCTGGTACCCTGTGGACACTGGATTGTTCATCACTGGCTCCTTCGATCACCACATCAATGTCTGGGACACCAACACCACTCAGGTTGTGGTGAATTTCAAGATGCCTGGCAAGGTTTATCGGACTGCCATGTCCCCCTTGGCCACCTCTCACATGCTCGTCGCCGCCGCCACCGAGGATGTCCAAGTCCGCCTCTGTGACGTTGCTTCTGGTGCTTTTGCTCACACCTTGTCCGGCCACCGTG CAGATGGAGTAATGAGTGTTGAATGGTCTACTTCAAGTGAATGGGTGTTGATGACTGGGGGATGCGATGGTGCGATACGTTTTTGGGATATTAGACGAGCCGGCTGTTTCCTTGTTTTAGATCAATCTCGGACTCAGCTTGGAAGACGCCCATCCGTACTTAAACGCTCCATGACGCACAAG GAGTCGACTTTTAAGTCTTCCTCGGCTGGCCAAACAACAAGTGCAAAAGTTCGCGTTTCACAAAAAAAGCTTCCTAATGGGAATGGGAGCAGACAGGTTGTGATTGGTAGAGTTCCATCCAAGGGATCAATAAAGCAGAGATTACATCCAGGAATGCTGTCCACTCAGGATCGCGCAACAGCTCATTATGGTGCTGTGACAGGGTTAAAAGTAACAGATGATGGCATGTATCTACTAAGCTCAG GGTCTGATTCAAGACTAAGGTTGTGGGATATTGAATCTGGCTGTGACACGCTAGTGAACTTTGAAACCGTACGCCTGCAAACAAATAAACCAATTCAATTAGCCACCTCTCAGGATTCAACCCGCGTTTTTGTTCCATGCATGAGAACTGTGAAG GCATTTGACATGTGGTCTGGGAGCACGTCTGCAACATTTCGTGGCCACTATGAATGCGTGAACTCTTGCTGGTTTAATGAACAAGATCAG GAATTATACACTGGTGGGAATGATAGACAAATTCTTGTGTGGTCACCTGCTAGGTTAATTTCAGATGAAATG GAAGAAGGAATTGCTGAAGATCAGGACAGCTGGAGTAACTGA
- the LOC112764968 gene encoding WD repeat-containing protein ATCSA-1 isoform X3, whose product MHTWKQIRDREFGNLRPHRFSNRIKSRRVSDLQLSNHKDFLSPHKGALNSLQVDLTEGRYLLSAAADASVAVFDVQRPTEYEAGGLISKHRCLFLVDKQHQLAHKYAVSSAVWYPVDTGLFITGSFDHHINVWDTNTTQVVVNFKMPGKVYRTAMSPLATSHMLVAAATEDVQVRLCDVASGAFAHTLSGHRADGVMSVEWSTSSEWVLMTGGCDGAIRFWDIRRAGCFLVLDQSRTQLGRRPSVLKRSMTHKESTFKSSSAGQTTSAKVRVSQKKLPNGNGSRQVVIGRVPSKGSIKQRLHPGMLSTQDRATAHYGAVTGLKVTDDGSDSRLRLWDIESGCDTLVNFETVRLQTNKPIQLATSQDSTRVFVPCMRTVKAFDMWSGSTSATFRGHYECVNSCWFNEQDQELYTGGNDRQILVWSPARLISDEMEEGIAEDQDSWSN is encoded by the exons ATGCATACGTGGAAGCAGATCAGAGACAGGGAATTTGGTAATTTGCGCCCACATCGTTTCTCCAATCGGATCAAGTCCCGCCGCGTCTCCGACCTCCAATTGTCAAACCACAAagactttctctctcctcacaagGGCGCCCTGAACTCCCTTCAG GTTGATTTGACAGAGGGAAGATACTTGCTATCCGCTGCCGCAGATGCCTCCGTCGCCGTCTTCGACGTGCAGCGCCCCACCGAGTACGAAGCCGGTGGCCTCATATCCAAGCACCGGTGTCTGTTTCTCGTGGACAAGCAGCACCAGCTGGCGCACAAGTATGCTGTTTCCTCCGCCGTCTGGTACCCTGTGGACACTGGATTGTTCATCACTGGCTCCTTCGATCACCACATCAATGTCTGGGACACCAACACCACTCAGGTTGTGGTGAATTTCAAGATGCCTGGCAAGGTTTATCGGACTGCCATGTCCCCCTTGGCCACCTCTCACATGCTCGTCGCCGCCGCCACCGAGGATGTCCAAGTCCGCCTCTGTGACGTTGCTTCTGGTGCTTTTGCTCACACCTTGTCCGGCCACCGTG CAGATGGAGTAATGAGTGTTGAATGGTCTACTTCAAGTGAATGGGTGTTGATGACTGGGGGATGCGATGGTGCGATACGTTTTTGGGATATTAGACGAGCCGGCTGTTTCCTTGTTTTAGATCAATCTCGGACTCAGCTTGGAAGACGCCCATCCGTACTTAAACGCTCCATGACGCACAAG GAGTCGACTTTTAAGTCTTCCTCGGCTGGCCAAACAACAAGTGCAAAAGTTCGCGTTTCACAAAAAAAGCTTCCTAATGGGAATGGGAGCAGACAGGTTGTGATTGGTAGAGTTCCATCCAAGGGATCAATAAAGCAGAGATTACATCCAGGAATGCTGTCCACTCAGGATCGCGCAACAGCTCATTATGGTGCTGTGACAGGGTTAAAAGTAACAGATGATG GGTCTGATTCAAGACTAAGGTTGTGGGATATTGAATCTGGCTGTGACACGCTAGTGAACTTTGAAACCGTACGCCTGCAAACAAATAAACCAATTCAATTAGCCACCTCTCAGGATTCAACCCGCGTTTTTGTTCCATGCATGAGAACTGTGAAG GCATTTGACATGTGGTCTGGGAGCACGTCTGCAACATTTCGTGGCCACTATGAATGCGTGAACTCTTGCTGGTTTAATGAACAAGATCAG GAATTATACACTGGTGGGAATGATAGACAAATTCTTGTGTGGTCACCTGCTAGGTTAATTTCAGATGAAATG GAAGAAGGAATTGCTGAAGATCAGGACAGCTGGAGTAACTGA